The Osmia bicornis bicornis chromosome 12, iOsmBic2.1, whole genome shotgun sequence genome includes a region encoding these proteins:
- the LOC114874995 gene encoding uncharacterized protein LOC114874995 isoform X4 yields the protein MSCRKKIDSKLWMEYSQAMETEVRTLKQELVRTQEALRAATKRCRDLVKELDNRTASHESERTLRDQQLSRILRALLVLEARLKQEQKSIRQLLCEKDNVIRNQQLEIAKLRRYTKNYIKCKREQTLGNALAKIETTTDIEESSLQAVSEIRIPSLQANPRQDSSISKDIQNLKCEIITKLNASEVVPVALEELDRGVKKTHSFAGSDISKTSLTSSENTDVSIITTTTEGSPSLLSTEGFCEGESTDVSPGSTLNKSNRCTPTMVTDSENETTMIYGDEDDEEEEEEEERTMIVVNGSKLPRKKVGNGRSKVQKACKDAEIIEAGNIARTESKDDGMDCNFASEDEEKEPIYVNACNETNSRNLEHTECIITDASKTNDDYSNNNNHGSGINNNNNSVMLKMEIEEQTVEETSGNWYSDPDEDKINDDVFRHSTYRPNSNHNSVLECVNQILLRDMEEEESILSVPRRFKHRGRIVRFQPAKLSDIESVGSEMERKNSEEGIAGKETAGSDFNDVPASGFEATTTEDEFGMSISQTVSTSSVTSNIVNHESSLEEESEESKAIPIVIIEPKVELEETRHTSFCSSQPIQKTKSSMNSSVNPPLKLERIEEKTCLQMSAKGLTIAKNLDYEDIESLPEIMSPPPKTPPALPPKPQFKNNTLILKKIPSPSFLIDETRKKQQLLESSSAEHSKKIFGFISSPLKAAGINVSSARSLNFDETVNKVAGNNEEGSFWKNRFNNVRSSFQARQNHECSGEQTRKIPRVTNIVRHFEEFKIGGDSDDQTKERGKTKHAHSEFDQEFDIRQNFEEFNLDECDLSDDPDRPEGDGSERLGNLGATVGQNEKSAATKDNNNVPLAATNPSSGYDHFLEATGLSNKSILTPSRLLSNHKSMLKPKDVKYKNKIKSTAVMEKHGISTTTNNTTHVRHWTGPFV from the exons ATGTCGTGCAGGAAGAAGATAGACTCGAAACTGTGGATGGAGTATAGCCAGGCG ATGGAAACCGAGGTGCGGACGTTGAAGCAGGAGCTAGTTCGTACCCAGGAGGCCTTGAGGGCGGCGACAAAGAGATGCCGTGATCTGGTGAAGGAGTTGGACAATCGTACGGCGAGCCACGAGTCCGAGAGGACTCTTCGTGATCAGCAACTCTCACGAATACTCCGTGCCCTGCTTGTTCTCGAGGCGCGGCTGAAGCAGGAACAGAAATCGATCAGGCAGCTGCTCTGCGAGAAAGATAACGTGATCAGGAACCAGCAGCTCGAGATCGCTAAGCTCAGACGTTACACGAAGAATTACATCAAGTGTAAACGCGAGCAAACGTTGGGAAACGCTTTGGCGAAGATCGAAACGACCACCGACATCGAAGAGAGTAGTCTTCAAGCTGTCAGC GAAATACGAATTCCATCGTTGCAGGCGAACCCGAGACAGGACAGCAGTATCAGCAAGGACATTCAGAACCTGAAGTGTGAGATAATTACGAAACTGAATGCCTCGGAAGTGGTACCTGTTGCGCTCGAGGAGTTGGACAGAGGAGTGAAGAAGACTCACAGCTTCGCCGGCAGCGATATTTCGAAAACGAGCCTGACGAGCAGCGAGAACACGGACGTGTCTATTATCACAACCACCACCGAGGGCAGCCCTTCGTTGCTCAGCACCGAAGGTTTTTGCGAAGGCGAAAGCACGGATGTGTCGCCTGGATCGACGTTGAACAAGTCGAATAGATGCACACCGACGATGGTCACCGATAGCGAGAACGAAACTACCATGATCTACGGTGACGAGGACgacgaggaggaggaagaggaagaagaacgGACGATGATCGTGGTGAACGGTTCGAAGTTACCTCGAAAGAAGGTTGGAAACGGTAGGTCGAAAGTACAGAAAGCTTGCAAAGACGCGGAGATAATCGAGGCCGGTAACATCGCGAGGACAGAGAGCAAGGATGATGGGATGGACTGTAATTTCGCGTCGGAGGACGAGGAGAAGGAGCCTATTTACGTTAACGCTTGCAACGAGACGAATTCAAGGAACTTGGAACACACCGAGTGCATCATCACCGACGCGTCCAAGACGAACGACgattatagtaataataataatcacgGTAGCGGcattaacaataataacaacaGCGT GATGTTGAAAATGGAGATCGAGGAACAGACTGTAGAAGAGACCAGCGGGAATTGGTACAGCGATCCGGACGAGGATAAGATCAACGACGATGTGTTCAGGCACAGCACGTATCGGCCAAATAGTAATCACAATTCAGTCCTGGAATGCGTCAATCAGATCCTTCTGAGAGACATGGAGGAAGAGGAGAGCATTCTTTCCGTGCCCAGAAGATTCAAACACCGAGGAAGAATCGTTCGCTTTCAACCGGCAAAATTGTCGGACATCGAGTCGGTGGGTTCTGAAATGGAGAGAAAGAATTCCGAGGAAGGCATTGCGGGGAAGGAAACAGCGGGAAGCGATTTTAACGACGTTCCTGCAAGTGGTTTCGAAGCTACAACCACCGAGGACGAGTTTGGAATGAGTATCTCTCAAACGGTATCGACGTCGAGCGTAACGAGTAACATTGTAAATCACGAGTCGAGCTTGGAAGAAGAGTCAGAGGAATCGAAAGCAATTCCGATTGTAATCATAGAGCCAAAGGTCGAGCTGGAGGAGACGAGACACACGAGCTTCTGCTCTTCTCAGCCGATACAAAAAACCAAGTCGTCGATGAACAGTTCGGTGAATCCACCTTTAAAATTGGAACGAATCGAGGAGAAAACGTGTTTGCAAATGTCCGCGAAAGGGCTAACCATAGCGAAAAACTTGGACTACGAGGACATCGAATCGCTTCCAGAGATAATGTCGCCTCCTCCTAAAACACCGCCAGCGTTACCGCCTAAGCCACAGTTCAAGAACAACACGTTGATCCTGAAGAAAATTCCTAGTCCCTCGTTCCTGATCGACGAGACGCGAAAGAAGCAACAGTTACTCGAATCCAGCTCAGCCGAGCACAGCAAGAAGATCTTTGGCTTCATCTCGTCCCCTCTGAAAGCGGCAGGAATCAACGTGTCGTCGGCGAGGAGCTTGAATTTTGACGAAACCGTGAATAAAGTGGCGGGAAACAACGAGGAAGGGAGCTTCTGGAAGAACAGGTTCAACAACGTTCGCTCCTCGTTCCAGGCGCGACAGAATCACGAGTGCAGCGGCGAACAGACGCGTAAAATTCCGAGAGTCACAAACATCGTTCGCCATTTCGAGGAGTTCAAAATCGGAGGCGATTCCGACGATCAGACGAAGGAACGCGGTAAAACGAAACACGCTCATTCGGAATTCGACCAAGAGTTCGATATCAGACAGAACTTCGAGGAGTTCAATCTGGACGAGTGTGACCTGTCCGATGATCCTGATCGGCCCGAAGGCGATGGCTCGGAGAGACTCGGCAATCTTGGGGCTACAGTTGGCCAGAACGAGAAATCTGCCGCAACCAAAGACAATAATAATGTTCCTCTTGCCGCGACCAATCCGAGTAGCGGCTACGATCACTTCCTGGAAGCAACAGGGCTTAGCAATAAATCTATACTAACCCCGTCGAGATTGCTGAGTAATCATAAAAGTATGCTGAAGCCGAAAGACGTGAAgtataagaataaaattaaatcaaccGCGGTCATGGAGAAGCACGGTATCTCTACGACCACCAATAACACCACTCATGTCAGACATTGGACTGGTCCGTTCGTTTGA
- the LOC114874995 gene encoding uncharacterized protein LOC114874995 isoform X1 — MIVSTIFSSVTGFHRRHSNDAGRHAELTMETEVRTLKQELVRTQEALRAATKRCRDLVKELDNRTASHESERTLRDQQLSRILRALLVLEARLKQEQKSIRQLLCEKDNVIRNQQLEIAKLRRYTKNYIKCKREQTLGNALAKIETTTDIEESSLQAVSEIRIPSLQANPRQDSSISKDIQNLKCEIITKLNASEVVPVALEELDRGVKKTHSFAGSDISKTSLTSSENTDVSIITTTTEGSPSLLSTEGFCEGESTDVSPGSTLNKSNRCTPTMVTDSENETTMIYGDEDDEEEEEEEERTMIVVNGSKLPRKKVGNGRSKVQKACKDAEIIEAGNIARTESKDDGMDCNFASEDEEKEPIYVNACNETNSRNLEHTECIITDASKTNDDYSNNNNHGSGINNNNNSVMLKMEIEEQTVEETSGNWYSDPDEDKINDDVFRHSTYRPNSNHNSVLECVNQILLRDMEEEESILSVPRRFKHRGRIVRFQPAKLSDIESVGSEMERKNSEEGIAGKETAGSDFNDVPASGFEATTTEDEFGMSISQTVSTSSVTSNIVNHESSLEEESEESKAIPIVIIEPKVELEETRHTSFCSSQPIQKTKSSMNSSVNPPLKLERIEEKTCLQMSAKGLTIAKNLDYEDIESLPEIMSPPPKTPPALPPKPQFKNNTLILKKIPSPSFLIDETRKKQQLLESSSAEHSKKIFGFISSPLKAAGINVSSARSLNFDETVNKVAGNNEEGSFWKNRFNNVRSSFQARQNHECSGEQTRKIPRVTNIVRHFEEFKIGGDSDDQTKERGKTKHAHSEFDQEFDIRQNFEEFNLDECDLSDDPDRPEGDGSERLGNLGATVGQNEKSAATKDNNNVPLAATNPSSGYDHFLEATGLSNKSILTPSRLLSNHKSMLKPKDVKYKNKIKSTAVMEKHGISTTTNNTTHVRHWTGPFV, encoded by the exons ATGGAAACCGAGGTGCGGACGTTGAAGCAGGAGCTAGTTCGTACCCAGGAGGCCTTGAGGGCGGCGACAAAGAGATGCCGTGATCTGGTGAAGGAGTTGGACAATCGTACGGCGAGCCACGAGTCCGAGAGGACTCTTCGTGATCAGCAACTCTCACGAATACTCCGTGCCCTGCTTGTTCTCGAGGCGCGGCTGAAGCAGGAACAGAAATCGATCAGGCAGCTGCTCTGCGAGAAAGATAACGTGATCAGGAACCAGCAGCTCGAGATCGCTAAGCTCAGACGTTACACGAAGAATTACATCAAGTGTAAACGCGAGCAAACGTTGGGAAACGCTTTGGCGAAGATCGAAACGACCACCGACATCGAAGAGAGTAGTCTTCAAGCTGTCAGC GAAATACGAATTCCATCGTTGCAGGCGAACCCGAGACAGGACAGCAGTATCAGCAAGGACATTCAGAACCTGAAGTGTGAGATAATTACGAAACTGAATGCCTCGGAAGTGGTACCTGTTGCGCTCGAGGAGTTGGACAGAGGAGTGAAGAAGACTCACAGCTTCGCCGGCAGCGATATTTCGAAAACGAGCCTGACGAGCAGCGAGAACACGGACGTGTCTATTATCACAACCACCACCGAGGGCAGCCCTTCGTTGCTCAGCACCGAAGGTTTTTGCGAAGGCGAAAGCACGGATGTGTCGCCTGGATCGACGTTGAACAAGTCGAATAGATGCACACCGACGATGGTCACCGATAGCGAGAACGAAACTACCATGATCTACGGTGACGAGGACgacgaggaggaggaagaggaagaagaacgGACGATGATCGTGGTGAACGGTTCGAAGTTACCTCGAAAGAAGGTTGGAAACGGTAGGTCGAAAGTACAGAAAGCTTGCAAAGACGCGGAGATAATCGAGGCCGGTAACATCGCGAGGACAGAGAGCAAGGATGATGGGATGGACTGTAATTTCGCGTCGGAGGACGAGGAGAAGGAGCCTATTTACGTTAACGCTTGCAACGAGACGAATTCAAGGAACTTGGAACACACCGAGTGCATCATCACCGACGCGTCCAAGACGAACGACgattatagtaataataataatcacgGTAGCGGcattaacaataataacaacaGCGT GATGTTGAAAATGGAGATCGAGGAACAGACTGTAGAAGAGACCAGCGGGAATTGGTACAGCGATCCGGACGAGGATAAGATCAACGACGATGTGTTCAGGCACAGCACGTATCGGCCAAATAGTAATCACAATTCAGTCCTGGAATGCGTCAATCAGATCCTTCTGAGAGACATGGAGGAAGAGGAGAGCATTCTTTCCGTGCCCAGAAGATTCAAACACCGAGGAAGAATCGTTCGCTTTCAACCGGCAAAATTGTCGGACATCGAGTCGGTGGGTTCTGAAATGGAGAGAAAGAATTCCGAGGAAGGCATTGCGGGGAAGGAAACAGCGGGAAGCGATTTTAACGACGTTCCTGCAAGTGGTTTCGAAGCTACAACCACCGAGGACGAGTTTGGAATGAGTATCTCTCAAACGGTATCGACGTCGAGCGTAACGAGTAACATTGTAAATCACGAGTCGAGCTTGGAAGAAGAGTCAGAGGAATCGAAAGCAATTCCGATTGTAATCATAGAGCCAAAGGTCGAGCTGGAGGAGACGAGACACACGAGCTTCTGCTCTTCTCAGCCGATACAAAAAACCAAGTCGTCGATGAACAGTTCGGTGAATCCACCTTTAAAATTGGAACGAATCGAGGAGAAAACGTGTTTGCAAATGTCCGCGAAAGGGCTAACCATAGCGAAAAACTTGGACTACGAGGACATCGAATCGCTTCCAGAGATAATGTCGCCTCCTCCTAAAACACCGCCAGCGTTACCGCCTAAGCCACAGTTCAAGAACAACACGTTGATCCTGAAGAAAATTCCTAGTCCCTCGTTCCTGATCGACGAGACGCGAAAGAAGCAACAGTTACTCGAATCCAGCTCAGCCGAGCACAGCAAGAAGATCTTTGGCTTCATCTCGTCCCCTCTGAAAGCGGCAGGAATCAACGTGTCGTCGGCGAGGAGCTTGAATTTTGACGAAACCGTGAATAAAGTGGCGGGAAACAACGAGGAAGGGAGCTTCTGGAAGAACAGGTTCAACAACGTTCGCTCCTCGTTCCAGGCGCGACAGAATCACGAGTGCAGCGGCGAACAGACGCGTAAAATTCCGAGAGTCACAAACATCGTTCGCCATTTCGAGGAGTTCAAAATCGGAGGCGATTCCGACGATCAGACGAAGGAACGCGGTAAAACGAAACACGCTCATTCGGAATTCGACCAAGAGTTCGATATCAGACAGAACTTCGAGGAGTTCAATCTGGACGAGTGTGACCTGTCCGATGATCCTGATCGGCCCGAAGGCGATGGCTCGGAGAGACTCGGCAATCTTGGGGCTACAGTTGGCCAGAACGAGAAATCTGCCGCAACCAAAGACAATAATAATGTTCCTCTTGCCGCGACCAATCCGAGTAGCGGCTACGATCACTTCCTGGAAGCAACAGGGCTTAGCAATAAATCTATACTAACCCCGTCGAGATTGCTGAGTAATCATAAAAGTATGCTGAAGCCGAAAGACGTGAAgtataagaataaaattaaatcaaccGCGGTCATGGAGAAGCACGGTATCTCTACGACCACCAATAACACCACTCATGTCAGACATTGGACTGGTCCGTTCGTTTGA
- the LOC114874995 gene encoding uncharacterized protein LOC114874995 isoform X3: MIVSTIFSSVTGFHRRHSNDAGRHAELTMETEVRTLKQELVRTQEALRAATKRCRDLVKELDNRTASHESERTLRDQQLSRILRALLVLEARLKQEQKSIRQLLCEKDNVIRNQQLEIAKLRRYTKNYIKCKREQTLGNALAKIETTTDIEESSLQAVSANPRQDSSISKDIQNLKCEIITKLNASEVVPVALEELDRGVKKTHSFAGSDISKTSLTSSENTDVSIITTTTEGSPSLLSTEGFCEGESTDVSPGSTLNKSNRCTPTMVTDSENETTMIYGDEDDEEEEEEEERTMIVVNGSKLPRKKVGNGRSKVQKACKDAEIIEAGNIARTESKDDGMDCNFASEDEEKEPIYVNACNETNSRNLEHTECIITDASKTNDDYSNNNNHGSGINNNNNSVMLKMEIEEQTVEETSGNWYSDPDEDKINDDVFRHSTYRPNSNHNSVLECVNQILLRDMEEEESILSVPRRFKHRGRIVRFQPAKLSDIESVGSEMERKNSEEGIAGKETAGSDFNDVPASGFEATTTEDEFGMSISQTVSTSSVTSNIVNHESSLEEESEESKAIPIVIIEPKVELEETRHTSFCSSQPIQKTKSSMNSSVNPPLKLERIEEKTCLQMSAKGLTIAKNLDYEDIESLPEIMSPPPKTPPALPPKPQFKNNTLILKKIPSPSFLIDETRKKQQLLESSSAEHSKKIFGFISSPLKAAGINVSSARSLNFDETVNKVAGNNEEGSFWKNRFNNVRSSFQARQNHECSGEQTRKIPRVTNIVRHFEEFKIGGDSDDQTKERGKTKHAHSEFDQEFDIRQNFEEFNLDECDLSDDPDRPEGDGSERLGNLGATVGQNEKSAATKDNNNVPLAATNPSSGYDHFLEATGLSNKSILTPSRLLSNHKSMLKPKDVKYKNKIKSTAVMEKHGISTTTNNTTHVRHWTGPFV; this comes from the exons ATGGAAACCGAGGTGCGGACGTTGAAGCAGGAGCTAGTTCGTACCCAGGAGGCCTTGAGGGCGGCGACAAAGAGATGCCGTGATCTGGTGAAGGAGTTGGACAATCGTACGGCGAGCCACGAGTCCGAGAGGACTCTTCGTGATCAGCAACTCTCACGAATACTCCGTGCCCTGCTTGTTCTCGAGGCGCGGCTGAAGCAGGAACAGAAATCGATCAGGCAGCTGCTCTGCGAGAAAGATAACGTGATCAGGAACCAGCAGCTCGAGATCGCTAAGCTCAGACGTTACACGAAGAATTACATCAAGTGTAAACGCGAGCAAACGTTGGGAAACGCTTTGGCGAAGATCGAAACGACCACCGACATCGAAGAGAGTAGTCTTCAAGCTGTCAGC GCGAACCCGAGACAGGACAGCAGTATCAGCAAGGACATTCAGAACCTGAAGTGTGAGATAATTACGAAACTGAATGCCTCGGAAGTGGTACCTGTTGCGCTCGAGGAGTTGGACAGAGGAGTGAAGAAGACTCACAGCTTCGCCGGCAGCGATATTTCGAAAACGAGCCTGACGAGCAGCGAGAACACGGACGTGTCTATTATCACAACCACCACCGAGGGCAGCCCTTCGTTGCTCAGCACCGAAGGTTTTTGCGAAGGCGAAAGCACGGATGTGTCGCCTGGATCGACGTTGAACAAGTCGAATAGATGCACACCGACGATGGTCACCGATAGCGAGAACGAAACTACCATGATCTACGGTGACGAGGACgacgaggaggaggaagaggaagaagaacgGACGATGATCGTGGTGAACGGTTCGAAGTTACCTCGAAAGAAGGTTGGAAACGGTAGGTCGAAAGTACAGAAAGCTTGCAAAGACGCGGAGATAATCGAGGCCGGTAACATCGCGAGGACAGAGAGCAAGGATGATGGGATGGACTGTAATTTCGCGTCGGAGGACGAGGAGAAGGAGCCTATTTACGTTAACGCTTGCAACGAGACGAATTCAAGGAACTTGGAACACACCGAGTGCATCATCACCGACGCGTCCAAGACGAACGACgattatagtaataataataatcacgGTAGCGGcattaacaataataacaacaGCGT GATGTTGAAAATGGAGATCGAGGAACAGACTGTAGAAGAGACCAGCGGGAATTGGTACAGCGATCCGGACGAGGATAAGATCAACGACGATGTGTTCAGGCACAGCACGTATCGGCCAAATAGTAATCACAATTCAGTCCTGGAATGCGTCAATCAGATCCTTCTGAGAGACATGGAGGAAGAGGAGAGCATTCTTTCCGTGCCCAGAAGATTCAAACACCGAGGAAGAATCGTTCGCTTTCAACCGGCAAAATTGTCGGACATCGAGTCGGTGGGTTCTGAAATGGAGAGAAAGAATTCCGAGGAAGGCATTGCGGGGAAGGAAACAGCGGGAAGCGATTTTAACGACGTTCCTGCAAGTGGTTTCGAAGCTACAACCACCGAGGACGAGTTTGGAATGAGTATCTCTCAAACGGTATCGACGTCGAGCGTAACGAGTAACATTGTAAATCACGAGTCGAGCTTGGAAGAAGAGTCAGAGGAATCGAAAGCAATTCCGATTGTAATCATAGAGCCAAAGGTCGAGCTGGAGGAGACGAGACACACGAGCTTCTGCTCTTCTCAGCCGATACAAAAAACCAAGTCGTCGATGAACAGTTCGGTGAATCCACCTTTAAAATTGGAACGAATCGAGGAGAAAACGTGTTTGCAAATGTCCGCGAAAGGGCTAACCATAGCGAAAAACTTGGACTACGAGGACATCGAATCGCTTCCAGAGATAATGTCGCCTCCTCCTAAAACACCGCCAGCGTTACCGCCTAAGCCACAGTTCAAGAACAACACGTTGATCCTGAAGAAAATTCCTAGTCCCTCGTTCCTGATCGACGAGACGCGAAAGAAGCAACAGTTACTCGAATCCAGCTCAGCCGAGCACAGCAAGAAGATCTTTGGCTTCATCTCGTCCCCTCTGAAAGCGGCAGGAATCAACGTGTCGTCGGCGAGGAGCTTGAATTTTGACGAAACCGTGAATAAAGTGGCGGGAAACAACGAGGAAGGGAGCTTCTGGAAGAACAGGTTCAACAACGTTCGCTCCTCGTTCCAGGCGCGACAGAATCACGAGTGCAGCGGCGAACAGACGCGTAAAATTCCGAGAGTCACAAACATCGTTCGCCATTTCGAGGAGTTCAAAATCGGAGGCGATTCCGACGATCAGACGAAGGAACGCGGTAAAACGAAACACGCTCATTCGGAATTCGACCAAGAGTTCGATATCAGACAGAACTTCGAGGAGTTCAATCTGGACGAGTGTGACCTGTCCGATGATCCTGATCGGCCCGAAGGCGATGGCTCGGAGAGACTCGGCAATCTTGGGGCTACAGTTGGCCAGAACGAGAAATCTGCCGCAACCAAAGACAATAATAATGTTCCTCTTGCCGCGACCAATCCGAGTAGCGGCTACGATCACTTCCTGGAAGCAACAGGGCTTAGCAATAAATCTATACTAACCCCGTCGAGATTGCTGAGTAATCATAAAAGTATGCTGAAGCCGAAAGACGTGAAgtataagaataaaattaaatcaaccGCGGTCATGGAGAAGCACGGTATCTCTACGACCACCAATAACACCACTCATGTCAGACATTGGACTGGTCCGTTCGTTTGA
- the LOC114874995 gene encoding uncharacterized protein LOC114874995 isoform X5 encodes METEVRTLKQELVRTQEALRAATKRCRDLVKELDNRTASHESERTLRDQQLSRILRALLVLEARLKQEQKSIRQLLCEKDNVIRNQQLEIAKLRRYTKNYIKCKREQTLGNALAKIETTTDIEESSLQAVSEIRIPSLQANPRQDSSISKDIQNLKCEIITKLNASEVVPVALEELDRGVKKTHSFAGSDISKTSLTSSENTDVSIITTTTEGSPSLLSTEGFCEGESTDVSPGSTLNKSNRCTPTMVTDSENETTMIYGDEDDEEEEEEEERTMIVVNGSKLPRKKVGNGRSKVQKACKDAEIIEAGNIARTESKDDGMDCNFASEDEEKEPIYVNACNETNSRNLEHTECIITDASKTNDDYSNNNNHGSGINNNNNSVMLKMEIEEQTVEETSGNWYSDPDEDKINDDVFRHSTYRPNSNHNSVLECVNQILLRDMEEEESILSVPRRFKHRGRIVRFQPAKLSDIESVGSEMERKNSEEGIAGKETAGSDFNDVPASGFEATTTEDEFGMSISQTVSTSSVTSNIVNHESSLEEESEESKAIPIVIIEPKVELEETRHTSFCSSQPIQKTKSSMNSSVNPPLKLERIEEKTCLQMSAKGLTIAKNLDYEDIESLPEIMSPPPKTPPALPPKPQFKNNTLILKKIPSPSFLIDETRKKQQLLESSSAEHSKKIFGFISSPLKAAGINVSSARSLNFDETVNKVAGNNEEGSFWKNRFNNVRSSFQARQNHECSGEQTRKIPRVTNIVRHFEEFKIGGDSDDQTKERGKTKHAHSEFDQEFDIRQNFEEFNLDECDLSDDPDRPEGDGSERLGNLGATVGQNEKSAATKDNNNVPLAATNPSSGYDHFLEATGLSNKSILTPSRLLSNHKSMLKPKDVKYKNKIKSTAVMEKHGISTTTNNTTHVRHWTGPFV; translated from the exons ATGGAAACCGAGGTGCGGACGTTGAAGCAGGAGCTAGTTCGTACCCAGGAGGCCTTGAGGGCGGCGACAAAGAGATGCCGTGATCTGGTGAAGGAGTTGGACAATCGTACGGCGAGCCACGAGTCCGAGAGGACTCTTCGTGATCAGCAACTCTCACGAATACTCCGTGCCCTGCTTGTTCTCGAGGCGCGGCTGAAGCAGGAACAGAAATCGATCAGGCAGCTGCTCTGCGAGAAAGATAACGTGATCAGGAACCAGCAGCTCGAGATCGCTAAGCTCAGACGTTACACGAAGAATTACATCAAGTGTAAACGCGAGCAAACGTTGGGAAACGCTTTGGCGAAGATCGAAACGACCACCGACATCGAAGAGAGTAGTCTTCAAGCTGTCAGC GAAATACGAATTCCATCGTTGCAGGCGAACCCGAGACAGGACAGCAGTATCAGCAAGGACATTCAGAACCTGAAGTGTGAGATAATTACGAAACTGAATGCCTCGGAAGTGGTACCTGTTGCGCTCGAGGAGTTGGACAGAGGAGTGAAGAAGACTCACAGCTTCGCCGGCAGCGATATTTCGAAAACGAGCCTGACGAGCAGCGAGAACACGGACGTGTCTATTATCACAACCACCACCGAGGGCAGCCCTTCGTTGCTCAGCACCGAAGGTTTTTGCGAAGGCGAAAGCACGGATGTGTCGCCTGGATCGACGTTGAACAAGTCGAATAGATGCACACCGACGATGGTCACCGATAGCGAGAACGAAACTACCATGATCTACGGTGACGAGGACgacgaggaggaggaagaggaagaagaacgGACGATGATCGTGGTGAACGGTTCGAAGTTACCTCGAAAGAAGGTTGGAAACGGTAGGTCGAAAGTACAGAAAGCTTGCAAAGACGCGGAGATAATCGAGGCCGGTAACATCGCGAGGACAGAGAGCAAGGATGATGGGATGGACTGTAATTTCGCGTCGGAGGACGAGGAGAAGGAGCCTATTTACGTTAACGCTTGCAACGAGACGAATTCAAGGAACTTGGAACACACCGAGTGCATCATCACCGACGCGTCCAAGACGAACGACgattatagtaataataataatcacgGTAGCGGcattaacaataataacaacaGCGT GATGTTGAAAATGGAGATCGAGGAACAGACTGTAGAAGAGACCAGCGGGAATTGGTACAGCGATCCGGACGAGGATAAGATCAACGACGATGTGTTCAGGCACAGCACGTATCGGCCAAATAGTAATCACAATTCAGTCCTGGAATGCGTCAATCAGATCCTTCTGAGAGACATGGAGGAAGAGGAGAGCATTCTTTCCGTGCCCAGAAGATTCAAACACCGAGGAAGAATCGTTCGCTTTCAACCGGCAAAATTGTCGGACATCGAGTCGGTGGGTTCTGAAATGGAGAGAAAGAATTCCGAGGAAGGCATTGCGGGGAAGGAAACAGCGGGAAGCGATTTTAACGACGTTCCTGCAAGTGGTTTCGAAGCTACAACCACCGAGGACGAGTTTGGAATGAGTATCTCTCAAACGGTATCGACGTCGAGCGTAACGAGTAACATTGTAAATCACGAGTCGAGCTTGGAAGAAGAGTCAGAGGAATCGAAAGCAATTCCGATTGTAATCATAGAGCCAAAGGTCGAGCTGGAGGAGACGAGACACACGAGCTTCTGCTCTTCTCAGCCGATACAAAAAACCAAGTCGTCGATGAACAGTTCGGTGAATCCACCTTTAAAATTGGAACGAATCGAGGAGAAAACGTGTTTGCAAATGTCCGCGAAAGGGCTAACCATAGCGAAAAACTTGGACTACGAGGACATCGAATCGCTTCCAGAGATAATGTCGCCTCCTCCTAAAACACCGCCAGCGTTACCGCCTAAGCCACAGTTCAAGAACAACACGTTGATCCTGAAGAAAATTCCTAGTCCCTCGTTCCTGATCGACGAGACGCGAAAGAAGCAACAGTTACTCGAATCCAGCTCAGCCGAGCACAGCAAGAAGATCTTTGGCTTCATCTCGTCCCCTCTGAAAGCGGCAGGAATCAACGTGTCGTCGGCGAGGAGCTTGAATTTTGACGAAACCGTGAATAAAGTGGCGGGAAACAACGAGGAAGGGAGCTTCTGGAAGAACAGGTTCAACAACGTTCGCTCCTCGTTCCAGGCGCGACAGAATCACGAGTGCAGCGGCGAACAGACGCGTAAAATTCCGAGAGTCACAAACATCGTTCGCCATTTCGAGGAGTTCAAAATCGGAGGCGATTCCGACGATCAGACGAAGGAACGCGGTAAAACGAAACACGCTCATTCGGAATTCGACCAAGAGTTCGATATCAGACAGAACTTCGAGGAGTTCAATCTGGACGAGTGTGACCTGTCCGATGATCCTGATCGGCCCGAAGGCGATGGCTCGGAGAGACTCGGCAATCTTGGGGCTACAGTTGGCCAGAACGAGAAATCTGCCGCAACCAAAGACAATAATAATGTTCCTCTTGCCGCGACCAATCCGAGTAGCGGCTACGATCACTTCCTGGAAGCAACAGGGCTTAGCAATAAATCTATACTAACCCCGTCGAGATTGCTGAGTAATCATAAAAGTATGCTGAAGCCGAAAGACGTGAAgtataagaataaaattaaatcaaccGCGGTCATGGAGAAGCACGGTATCTCTACGACCACCAATAACACCACTCATGTCAGACATTGGACTGGTCCGTTCGTTTGA